Proteins encoded together in one Coffea arabica cultivar ET-39 chromosome 2c, Coffea Arabica ET-39 HiFi, whole genome shotgun sequence window:
- the LOC113725539 gene encoding probable pectate lyase 4, with product MTTLPYADADSSLRALAGRAEGFGRFSVGGLHGPVYYVTSLADDGPGSLRDGCRRKEPLWIVFAVSGTIHLSSYLNVSSYKTVDGRGQRIKLTGKGLRLKECEHIIICNLEFEGGRGHDVDGIQIKPNSRHIWIDRCSLRDYDDGLIDITRQSTDITISRCNFTQHDKTMLIGADPSHVGDRCIRVTIHHCFFDGTRQRHPRVRFGKVHLYNNYTRNWGIYAVCASVESQVYSQCNIYEAGQKKKAFEYYTEKAADKQEAKSGLIRSEGDLFLSGAQAFLVAGCSEESMFHPSEFYPTWTLEPASDSLKAVLQICTGWQSITVPAEESSCRAATA from the exons ATGACAACGCTGCCGTATGCTGACGCAGATTCCAGCCTGAGAGCATTGGCCGGTCGAGCGGAAGGTTTCGGCAGGTTCTCAGTTGGTGGCCTCCACGGTCCGGTCTATTACGTCACCAGTTTGGCAG ATGATGGTCCAGGATCACTTCGTGATGGATGTCGTAGAAAAGAACCACTTTGGATTGTTTTTGCAGTTTCAGGCACCATTCATCTCTCGTCATACTTGAACGTGTCATCTTACAAAACCGTTGATGGCCGTGGCCAAAGGATAAAACTGACCGGCAAGGGCTTGAGGCTGAAGGAATGTGAGCACATTATTATATGCAACCTGGAGTTTGAGGGCGGTAGAGGGCATGATGTTGATGGCATTCAGATAAAGCCGAATTCCAGGCACATATGGATAGATCGATGTAGTCTTCGTGATTATGATGACGGACTCATAGATATAACCAGACAAAGTACGGACATCACTATTTCCAG ATGCAACTTCACACAACATGACAAGACAATGCTTATTGGAGCAGATCCATCTCATGTTGGTGATAGATGTATTAGGGTGACTATTCACCACTGCTTTTTCGATGGGACTCGTCAAAGGCACCCTCGTGTTAGATTTGGAAAAGTTCATCTGTACAACAATTACACCAGGAACTGGGGCATATATGCTGTTTGCGCCAGTGTAGAATCACAA GTATATTCTCAATGCAACATTTATGAAGCTGGGCAGAAGAAAAAAGCTTTTGAGTACTACACAGAGAAG GCAGCGGATAAACAGGAGGCGAAGTCTGGTCTGATAAGATCTGAAGGGGACTTGTTTCTGAGTGGAGCTCAAGCATTCTTAGTTGCAGGATGTAGTGAAGAAAGCATGTTTCATCCCAGTGAATTTTACCCCACATGGACGCTGGAACCTGCCTCAGACTCTCTTAAAGCTGTTCTTCAGATTTGCACAGGCTGGCAATCTATTACCGTTCCAGCCGAAGAAAGCAGCTGCCGTGCAGCAACTGCATGA
- the LOC140034975 gene encoding exocyst complex component EXO70H1-like, producing the protein MAIMEIPRRETAALPATPRRAMARIFSPSNSTSPISSFSSHFTSPKSSNTTSEPMMDENIEKAEAMITKWDVKGSTFAKFTSLFQENRKEAKDFVNCVKDLRRAMHFLVSERASAGKLVRAQNLMQMSMQRLEKEFYQILSANREYLDPESVSSRSSTISRSLSATSDDEDDYSSDHEIQRVGDKISEVERLSVLAMSDLRLIADCMISTGYGKECLTIYKIIRRSIVDEGLYRLGIERYSSSQINKMNPSALEHQTKSWLNGIKIAVKTLLHGERFLCDHVFSSSEAIRESCFADIAKEGATNLFRFPELVAKSKRWPEKVFLLMDLYEAISDLWPETESIFSFESISSVKSQACSSLHKLSDSVRTLLTDFESSIQKNSSKVPVPGGAIHPLTISVLNYVSSLANYSGVLSDIIAGSASPTQLPLPESYFESPTVNEMPTSAVSVRLAWIILVLLCKLDSKANFYNDTALSYLFLANNLQFVGKKVCATSLKCLLGDDWTVKLDRKVKLYAANYELMAWNKVFSCLPEKSQEDMSPDTVKTYFRQFKAAFDEAYRKQKSWVVPDGKFRDDIKLSIKSKLVPVYREFYNTHIEVLKGDRTLKLVRFSPDNLGNYLSDILQGTAVLESSSSSLSTSRASRWLP; encoded by the coding sequence ATGGCGATTATGGAAATTCCCAGAAGGGAGACAGCAGCACTGCCTGCCACTCCACGAAGAGCAATGGCAAGAATCTTCTCCCCGTCCAATTCTACCTCACCCATCTCTTCATTTTCCAGTCATTTCACTTCTCCCAAGTCTTCAAACACAACCTCTGAGCCAATGATGGATGAAAACATTGAAAAGGCTGAGGCCATGATCACAAAATGGGACGTCAAAGGCTCCACCTTCGCTAAATTCACCTCGCTCTTCCAAGAGAACAGAAAAGAAGCCAAGGACTTTGTCAACTGTGTCAAGGACTTGCGCAGAGCCATGCATTTCCTCGTTTCGGAACGAGCTAGTGCTGGCAAGCTCGTGCGAGCACAAAACCTGATGCAAATGTCTATGCAGCGCCTCGAGAAAGAGTTCTACCAAATTTTGTCAGCTAATAGGGAGTATTTGGATCCAGAATCGGTTTCTAGCCGATCCTCAACAATATCACGGTCACTGTCCGCTACTTCAGATGATGAAGATGACTACAGCTCCGACCATGAGATTCAGAGAGTTGGCGATAAGATTTCTGAAGTCGAACGGCTTTCAGTGCTAGCCATGTCTGACCTCAGGCTGATTGCCGATTGCATGATCAGCACAGGTTATGGGAAAGAGTGTCTGACAATATATAAAATCATCAGAAGGTCAATTGTTGATGAAGGACTCTACCGTCTTGGGATTGAACGATACAGTTCATCCCAGATCAACAAAATGAATCCCAGTGCTCTGGAGCATCAGACAAAATCTTGGCTGAATGGAATCAAAATTGCAGTGAAAACCCTTTTACATGGAGAAAGATTTCTGTGCGATCATGTCTTCTCTTCCTCTGAAGCAATCAGAGAATCATGTTTCGCTGATATAGCTAAAGAGGGAGCAACCAATCTGTTCAGATTTCCAGAGCTTGTTGCAAAAAGTAAAAGATGGCCGGAAAAAGTTTTCCTGCTAATGGACTTGTATGAAGCAATCTCGGACCTGTGGCCGGAGACTGAATCAATCTTCTCATTTGAATCAATCTCCTCTGTCAAATCTCAAGCTTGCTCCTCTCTCCATAAGCTCAGTGACTCAGTCAGGACACTTCTCACTGATTTTGAGTCATCAATTCAAAAGAATTCATCTAAAGTTCCTGTTCCTGGTGGAGCAATACATCCATTGACCATTTCAGTGCTGAATTATGTCTCTTCACTTGCCAACTATAGCGGAGTTCTCTCTGATATCATTGCTGGTTCTGCATCCCCAACACAGTTGCCACTTCCAGAGTCCTACTTTGAGAGTCCAACGGTCAATGAGATGCCAACTTCAGCTGTCTCTGTTCGACTTGCGTGGATCATCCTTGTCCTCCTTTGTAAACTTGATAGTAAAGCTAATTTCTATAATGACACTGCACTGTCCTATCTCTTCTTAGCTAACAATCTCCAGTTTGTTGGCAAAAAAGTCTGTGCCACATCCCTCAAGTGCCTTCTAGGGGATGACTGGACGGTGAAGCTTGACAGAAAGGTGAAATTATATGCAGCAAATTACGAACTGATGGCTTGGAATAAAGTGTTTTCATGCCTACCGGAAAAATCACAAGAAGATATGTCGCCTGATACTGTAAAGACGTATTTCAGGCAATTCAAAGCAGCCTTTGATGAGGCATACCGGAAACAAAAGTCTTGGGTGGTTCCAGATGGGAAGTTTCGAGATGATATCAAACTATCAATAAAGAGCAAACTGGTACCCGTGTATAGGGAATTCTACAACACACATATTGAAGTACTCAAGGGGGACAGGACCTTGAAATTGGTGAGGTTCTCCCCAGATAATTTAGGAAATTATCTATCAGATATACTCCAAGGAACTGCTGTACTAGAGagttcatcatcatcattgtcAACCTCTCGAGCATCAAGATGGCTCCCATAA